The genomic DNA GCAGCGCCTATAAGAAGAGGAGCAATTCCATTTGGTAAAATGTTCTCTGCAATGATACAGGGGGGAATACAGGTAGTTGTTATCATTATCATTGCAACATTCTTGGGAGTAAAGTTTAAAACAGGGGTAGCTGGCATTCTTGTCATTCTTTTTATTGCAATGTGCTTTGCATTGATTCTGGGAGGTATTTCTCTTACTATAGCTGTAAAAATTAAAACACCAGAAACGCTTATGGCAATAGTCAACTTCTTTATGATGCCGCTTCTATTCACCAGTAATGCACTATTCCCTTTAGGCGTAATGCCTGCTTGGCTCAAAGCAATTGCAAAAGTAAACCCCATTACCTATGCGGTAGAACCAATGCGAACGCTTGCCGTTACCGGTTGGAGCGCCTCAATCTTCACCGGCATCAGCATTATACTTA from Caldisericota bacterium includes the following:
- a CDS encoding ABC transporter permease; protein product: MKRLITDSYYIAWRELKKYFREKTRLIMTIVQPFIWLVLMGNMMSGLTSNPYAAQMLGTANYLTFMTPGIILMTVLFSSIFSGMSIIWDRRIGYLDKLLAAPIRRGAIPFGKMFSAMIQGGIQVVVIIIIATFLGVKFKTGVAGILVILFIAMCFALILGGISLTIAVKIKTPETLMAIVNFFMMPLLFTSNALFPLGVMPAWLKAIAKVNPITYAVEPMRTLAVTGWSASIFTGISIILIIDVLVLLWTQWVFKRAVSE